Proteins from a genomic interval of Bacteroidota bacterium:
- a CDS encoding SDR family NAD(P)-dependent oxidoreductase, protein MPLKDKVVLITGASSGIGAAAAIAFSRAGAKVAVAARRAEKLEEVSKSLRDPLILIKDISVETHARQMVDDTVAHFGQIDILINNAACIIVSPAETVLPADMIKAFNTNLIGPMVATQQALKYMRRQGGGHIINVGSPGFMMGIPFYAPYVCSKAAFSAWTRTLQSEWANSEIIVSEYFPGYIKTDSKPESRVGDVEQDLLMKADQNFISRLFTKSGTAEEVAHDLVNLALRPKTLVYSGFAVRLGAWIANFSSFRLKLAKDMARTARMKIERNMINK, encoded by the coding sequence ATGCCATTAAAGGACAAAGTAGTTTTAATAACCGGCGCTTCCAGCGGCATAGGTGCTGCGGCAGCAATAGCATTCAGCAGGGCGGGTGCAAAAGTGGCTGTGGCAGCCCGCCGTGCCGAGAAATTGGAAGAGGTCAGCAAATCTCTCAGAGATCCCCTGATCCTTATAAAGGATATCTCAGTAGAAACCCATGCCAGACAAATGGTCGACGACACTGTTGCACATTTTGGACAGATCGACATTTTAATTAATAATGCAGCCTGTATCATCGTGTCACCTGCCGAAACGGTTCTTCCGGCGGATATGATCAAGGCCTTTAATACTAATCTTATCGGCCCCATGGTGGCCACTCAGCAAGCGCTGAAGTACATGCGCCGGCAGGGTGGAGGACATATCATCAATGTGGGTTCACCGGGATTTATGATGGGGATACCATTTTATGCTCCATATGTGTGTTCAAAAGCGGCATTTTCGGCCTGGACAAGAACGTTGCAATCGGAATGGGCCAACAGCGAAATTATTGTCAGCGAGTATTTCCCCGGTTATATCAAGACCGATTCAAAACCTGAATCACGTGTTGGTGATGTTGAACAGGATCTTTTGATGAAGGCGGATCAGAACTTTATATCCCGTTTATTCACCAAATCCGGGACAGCAGAAGAGGTGGCGCATGACCTGGTAAATCTGGCACTGAGGCCAAAGACACTCGTTTATTCAGGCTTTGCCGTGCGCCTGGGAGCCTGGATTGCAAACTTTTCAAGCTTCAGATTAAAGCTGGCAAAAGATATGGCCCGGACAGCCCGGATGAAAATTGAACGAAATATGATAAACAAGTAA
- a CDS encoding transporter substrate-binding domain-containing protein — MISVKKLGSALLLATCILLICTCKKDEEFKLKVLTEDYAPFNYLDNGQLKGSSADLVNRIMSDLGEEGTIEVLQWDAAYSRLLNESDIALFTTDRTPERNDLFKWAGPIARIDHAFFALATSGLIINNLDAAKAVNGIAVVNGYSAQEMLESYGFQNLVICQNLEEALQKLLDNQVDLIIESRHAIQLTLQNMGHDYNELENVYVLQSYLSYIAFNKNVPDDVVEKWQNQINILKDNGTLQQLYQQYIPGDIAPGKLQIFTEENPPQNYACGSDELCGSAIEIVNDIRSRTGCQDPIHLENWTNAYNMTLINPNTVLFSTSRSEARENLFDWIGPICRNISNFYVTTSSGTSINSFEEARALSGIGVISGWYTEQILADSGFTNLQSFSTPLEALIQLMEGHVEAAVLSDISIQYLTESAGYTPDDVSVQIEVATAYLYIAFGKNSKSDYVNAWNNALTQMKQDGAFVTIWNEWYPGLPLP, encoded by the coding sequence ATGATTTCAGTTAAAAAACTTGGCTCGGCGTTATTGCTGGCAACATGTATTTTACTTATTTGCACCTGCAAAAAAGATGAGGAATTCAAGCTGAAGGTTCTCACCGAGGACTATGCCCCGTTCAATTATCTAGATAATGGACAGTTAAAAGGAAGCTCCGCCGACCTGGTCAACAGGATCATGAGTGATCTTGGAGAAGAAGGCACGATTGAAGTTCTTCAATGGGATGCAGCCTATTCACGCCTGCTGAATGAATCGGATATAGCTCTGTTTACAACCGACAGAACTCCTGAGAGAAATGACCTCTTTAAATGGGCAGGCCCTATTGCCCGGATAGATCATGCATTCTTTGCCCTGGCCACCTCCGGCCTGATCATTAATAATCTTGATGCCGCTAAAGCAGTGAATGGAATAGCAGTGGTGAATGGGTATTCAGCTCAGGAAATGCTTGAATCATACGGATTTCAAAACCTGGTCATTTGCCAGAACCTGGAAGAGGCCCTGCAGAAATTACTCGACAACCAAGTTGACCTGATCATTGAATCCCGGCATGCCATACAATTGACCCTGCAAAATATGGGACATGACTACAATGAATTGGAAAATGTGTATGTGCTTCAAAGCTATCTCTCGTATATTGCCTTCAATAAGAATGTTCCTGATGACGTTGTGGAAAAGTGGCAGAATCAGATCAATATTCTCAAGGATAATGGCACGCTCCAACAACTCTATCAGCAGTATATTCCCGGTGACATTGCACCGGGAAAACTACAGATTTTCACCGAAGAGAATCCTCCACAGAATTATGCCTGCGGGAGTGATGAATTATGCGGCAGCGCGATAGAGATCGTCAATGATATCAGGAGCCGCACAGGCTGTCAGGATCCTATCCATTTGGAAAATTGGACCAATGCGTACAACATGACCCTTATCAATCCCAATACGGTATTATTCAGTACCTCACGGAGTGAGGCACGGGAAAACCTTTTTGATTGGATTGGGCCTATATGCAGGAATATTTCCAACTTCTACGTTACCACGAGCTCCGGAACTTCAATCAATAGCTTTGAGGAAGCCAGAGCCCTGTCGGGTATAGGAGTAATATCGGGATGGTATACAGAACAGATTCTGGCTGATTCCGGTTTTACAAACCTGCAGTCCTTTTCAACTCCACTGGAAGCATTGATACAATTGATGGAAGGTCATGTAGAGGCTGCGGTTTTATCCGATATTTCGATTCAGTATTTAACAGAATCCGCAGGATACACGCCAGATGATGTATCTGTGCAGATTGAGGTGGCCACAGCTTATCTGTATATTGCCTTCGGTAAAAATTCAAAATCCGACTATGTCAATGCCTGGAACAATGCATTGACGCAGATGAAACAGGATGGGGCATTTGTGACTATCTGGAATGAATGGTACCCGGGACTGCCTTTACCGTGA
- a CDS encoding emopamil-binding family protein has protein sequence MRTVIPLKQRPMDFIYLGFFLFNLIFVSYNISLEQIVISDPGDFTYPVWPLPFMIDIVHWWETNFDPLLWARPPWYKATIWLDAIVFGPYYIAAIYAFIKGREWIRIPTFIYSSIMFTNVVIICSEEIWGPHASPAVASVLAANASWFIFPVFLVWKMWKQEHPFSR, from the coding sequence ATGAGAACTGTCATCCCATTGAAACAAAGACCGATGGATTTTATTTATCTCGGTTTTTTCCTTTTTAACCTGATTTTCGTCAGCTACAATATCTCTCTTGAACAGATTGTCATCAGTGACCCCGGCGACTTTACTTATCCGGTGTGGCCGCTGCCTTTTATGATTGACATTGTACACTGGTGGGAAACAAACTTTGATCCGTTGTTATGGGCAAGGCCACCGTGGTACAAAGCCACAATATGGCTCGATGCCATAGTCTTCGGCCCTTATTATATAGCTGCTATTTATGCCTTCATCAAAGGCAGGGAATGGATACGGATACCTACTTTCATCTATTCTTCGATCATGTTTACCAACGTGGTCATTATTTGCAGTGAAGAGATCTGGGGACCGCATGCTTCACCGGCAGTAGCATCTGTGCTGGCTGCCAATGCCTCATGGTTTATTTTCCCGGTTTTCCTGGTGTGGAAGATGTGGAAGCAGGAGCATCCGTTTTCACGGTAA